From Chloroflexota bacterium, one genomic window encodes:
- a CDS encoding ROK family protein has translation MQILGLDIGGTGIKAAPVDCSTGKLLADVERRDTPQPATPEAVLEVAQELVEHFAWQGPIGCGFPAVVQRGIVRTASNIDQRWLHCDVAARFSQHFDRQVTVINDADAAGLAEITFGAGREVMGTLLMLTLGTGIGTALFHDHDLLPNLELGQISVRGKPGHEWAAASVREEQNQSWEQWAQGVELFLQTIEVMLWPDLIILGGGVSKDADQFLDRIRIRAKLVPARLTNDAGIIGAALFTTQTSPE, from the coding sequence ATGCAGATTTTAGGCCTTGATATTGGTGGCACTGGCATCAAAGCGGCTCCGGTCGATTGCTCAACCGGCAAATTGTTGGCCGATGTAGAGCGCCGTGATACGCCTCAACCTGCCACACCCGAAGCGGTGCTTGAAGTCGCTCAAGAATTGGTCGAGCATTTTGCTTGGCAAGGGCCGATTGGCTGTGGTTTTCCGGCGGTAGTGCAACGTGGAATTGTGCGGACGGCCTCGAATATTGATCAGCGCTGGTTACATTGCGATGTGGCTGCGCGTTTCAGCCAACATTTTGATCGTCAAGTGACAGTGATCAACGATGCTGATGCCGCTGGTTTAGCCGAAATTACCTTTGGTGCTGGCCGTGAAGTGATGGGTACACTGTTGATGTTGACCCTAGGTACAGGCATTGGCACGGCGTTGTTTCATGATCACGATTTATTGCCCAATTTGGAGCTAGGCCAAATTAGCGTGCGTGGCAAACCAGGCCACGAGTGGGCCGCCGCCAGCGTGCGCGAAGAGCAAAACCAAAGCTGGGAGCAATGGGCGCAGGGCGTAGAGCTATTTCTGCAAACAATTGAAGTGATGCTCTGGCCTGATCTAATTATTCTGGGCGGTGGTGTGAGCAAAGATGCCGATCAATTCTTGGATCGAATTCGGATTCGCGCCAAGCTTGTGCCTGCTCGGCTTACCAACGATGCTGGAATTATTGGCGCTGCTTTGTTTACGACCCAAACAAGCCCCGAATAA
- the purB gene encoding adenylosuccinate lyase, whose product MSEINQQALLAIGPLDGRYRKDVEALSGHFSEAALWRYRVRVEVEYLLFLARAPRIGLIEGIDGQLAGALRNLYRQFSVDDAVAIATWDRKVNHDVKAVEYWLREKLDLLGLGQYKEAVHFALTSEDVNNLAYALMVQESRDVVLLPALGNILGLLRDMQIEHAEAPLLAKTHGQPATPTTMGKEIAVFAARVNRAIEQLLKIKLTGKLNGATGTFAAHHAALPDVDWITFSSAFVKFLGLEPTLLSTQIEPHDSIVEVGDALRRVNTILVDLSQDMWRYISDSVFGQASVAGEVGSSTMPHKVNPIDFENAEGNLLLANSLLEFFGRKLPISRLQRDLSDSTVLRNLGVAFGHSLFAYQRLLKGLRKLAFNAEKAYAELAGHPEVLTEAIQTILRRERYPEPYEAMKKLARGRQITLEDLHSFIDELEVRPEVREELRALRPETYIGLAAKLARKKI is encoded by the coding sequence ATGAGCGAGATTAATCAACAGGCTTTACTGGCGATTGGGCCGCTTGATGGCCGCTATCGTAAAGATGTTGAGGCGCTTAGTGGTCATTTTAGCGAAGCCGCGTTATGGCGCTATCGCGTGCGAGTTGAAGTTGAATATTTATTGTTTTTGGCGCGAGCACCACGCATCGGCCTGATCGAAGGCATCGATGGACAGTTGGCCGGAGCTTTGCGCAATTTATACCGTCAATTTAGCGTCGATGATGCAGTGGCAATCGCAACCTGGGATCGTAAAGTTAACCACGATGTGAAGGCGGTTGAATATTGGCTGCGCGAAAAGCTCGATCTGCTTGGGCTTGGTCAATACAAAGAGGCAGTTCACTTTGCCCTGACCTCGGAAGATGTCAATAATCTAGCCTATGCGTTGATGGTGCAAGAATCGCGTGATGTGGTGTTATTGCCAGCCTTGGGCAATATTCTTGGTCTCTTGCGCGATATGCAAATTGAGCATGCCGAAGCGCCGCTGCTGGCTAAAACCCACGGCCAACCAGCCACCCCCACCACCATGGGCAAAGAAATTGCAGTCTTTGCCGCCCGCGTCAATCGAGCGATCGAGCAGCTTTTGAAGATCAAATTAACCGGCAAACTGAACGGGGCAACTGGCACATTTGCCGCCCATCATGCCGCTTTGCCCGATGTTGATTGGATCACATTTAGCTCGGCGTTTGTCAAGTTTTTGGGCTTGGAGCCAACCCTGCTGAGCACCCAAATTGAGCCACACGATAGCATTGTTGAGGTTGGCGATGCTTTGCGCCGCGTCAACACAATTTTGGTTGATCTCTCGCAGGATATGTGGCGCTATATTTCCGATTCGGTGTTTGGCCAAGCGAGTGTGGCGGGCGAAGTTGGTTCATCGACCATGCCGCACAAAGTTAACCCTATTGACTTTGAAAATGCCGAAGGCAATTTATTGCTCGCCAATAGCTTGCTGGAGTTTTTTGGTCGTAAGTTACCAATTTCGCGGTTGCAACGCGATTTATCGGATAGTACGGTGCTGCGCAACCTTGGCGTGGCTTTTGGCCATAGTTTGTTTGCCTATCAACGCTTGCTCAAGGGCTTGCGCAAATTGGCCTTCAACGCCGAAAAAGCCTACGCCGAATTAGCTGGGCATCCCGAAGTCTTGACCGAGGCAATTCAAACGATTTTGCGCCGCGAACGCTACCCAGAGCCATACGAAGCTATGAAAAAGCTGGCCCGTGGTCGCCAAATTACGCTTGAAGATTTGCATAGCTTTATCGACGAGCTTGAGGTGCGGCCCGAAGTGCGCGAGGAATTACGGGCTTTACGGCCTGAAACCTATATCGGCCTCGCCGCCAAACTGGCCCGCAAGAAGATTTAA